The stretch of DNA acttgaaacatactttatttttacagtcctacagaacagcccacaggcaatactgtattaatgtgctcattgagcttgtacggtactgtattgatacgcagcactgcaatgttctagtggctcggatctcatcggagattacggtccttggcctccccatcctcctcctcttactcctctggctctgcctctgcctgtactactgtatactgaagcTGTGACTGATCattgtaaaactgtgtgacaggtgtttgcccatgtgatgagtcagtgtgcatggtagggcagttagctttagaatttgaatggcagtgtgttccttgAGAGAACAATTAGGCCGGATTAACATTTAAAATAAACATCTTGCCTaattttctttatttgtttcaaTGCATACCAATTCCACCACCAACACACTTCTTCTCAAATATGACTAACATTTTCTGTAACTTTATTTGGAATAACAGACCGGCTAGACTTCGCCTTTCCTTACTGTACTTGCCGTATGAGAGAGGAGGGTTGAAACTCCCTAACCTGAAATGGTACTTTTGGGCTTGCCAGCTTTTGACAACTTCTTCCTGGTTTAGACCAAATTCAATCCACTCATGGGTGTCAATAGAAAATGCTACTTCTACTaaccggacctccaagtgttgaAGCAATACAAAAGAGTTTTTCGTAgcttaacataatgtttccaaaatcatttcagcggttcatcaactcgtaacaggatgaacggcacttctgcattcacttcgcggccctctatcggctataaccgcactatgtaactttaacAGATCGGGTAGTGTACCTGTAGgtcgatgaaatgagacctaagaagctacaaatttgacttgcttcgatgacgcaatacatcatactttcataaaatcatgcaacatgctctaccttgtctgcggacatcgttatttggtggataaacaaataacgtgcgtgcaacagaggaaaagtggtTTAGCGTTGCTTTAATTTCTTTTCTTGATGTGTATGGCAAGGCctgtctctttcctttctttcctttgtcAGCCGGGGCTGGGAGAACAGGCTACAAGCTCAGTCGCCGCTTGCATTgaggcctgtgtttgtgtgcagtggtATACGGGTTGTGTTGCGCTTTGTAGTGGATGATTGCCTATGTGTGATTTAATGGTAGCACTCTTAGAGTATAGTATATAGCTATCTGTGTGTGGCTATTGTTGCACTCCAAGAGTACATATTCTGACATCAAagtatttattcatatttatacATTTCTACTATAAATAAAATCAGACAttaaagtgcattattttcttgcaacactgtctcctcccttcattcattcaactgAATACCCAATAGTGGGGATACTGGTCTTACATTTTAGTCTCTGAAATTCTAGCCCCTGGTGGTAGTGCGTCTAggttacatacacaaacaattaCACGTGGGTACGCGAACCAGGGTATCAACCTGAACTGCACAAGACTCTGACATGCATGagtactaaaaaaaaaactggaaggGGCTAGGAAACGGGTGTGTATAAAAGAGCAGCATGTTAGTATCAGCATTGGCCTGTTCCACTGGGCATCTGATCATGGCAATGGATTCCTATCCAATTTCCAGTGAGCTCCTCGCTGAGCCAAAACACCTAGGAACAGACAGCAATCACAGCCTTCTGGACAATTGTACTTTGTGCATTTGGAAGACAGCAGTTACACCAGCATATATTACTTTTTATGTCCTTGCAATACTTGTTGTTATAATAACTGTTTGTGGCAATCTGCTTGTCTTTACATCGGTGTGTCACTTCAAACAACTTCACACACCGACTAATATGCTTCTCCTCTCTTTAGCCACGGCAGATATATTGGTAGGAATATTTGTGATGCCACTGCAATTCATCTGGCTGATGGAGTCATGCTGGATTTTTGGGACAACCATTTGTGCCTTTTACAATTTCACGTCATTCCATTTGACAAGTGTTTCTGTTCATAATGTGGCTCTCATCGCAGTGGACCGATACCTGGCTCTGAGCAATCCCTTTTTCTATTCAACAAAAATCACTGTGaatgttgttatttttgtgGCATCGCTAAACTGGATGTTTTCTCTGGGATACAACACTGCTCTTATGTACTGCAATGATAGGCAAAAATGCCCAACCGAGTGCCTCATTGTTGTGAATGAAATATGGTCCTTTGTGGATCTCGTGGTGGTGTTTGTATTGCCATGCTCCATCATAATAATACTCTACCTCAAAGTCTTTGCCATTGCCAAGAGACATGCCAATGCTATCAGGGCGGCTAATAGTCATGTCAATCCAGATGCCAGTAAAACTGATCATGTACCGAAACGATCTGAGAGAAAAGCTGCAAAAGTGCTTGGTATACTGGTGTCTGTCTTTTTGTTATGCTTGGTGCCCTATTATACATGCAGCTTTTTGGCTGAGAGTAtccaaagtcatttttttaatGACGTGTTAAATTATATGTCAGCACTACTTTACTTGAATTCTCTATTTAACCCAATTATTTATGCTTTGTTCTACCCGTGGTTTCAAAAGAGCATGAAAATCATTTTCAGGTGTCATATATGGGTCATTCTACAGAAACGGGGGCTTTTGGCATAGCAAAATATCCaataaaatatttccttttTTACATCTAAAATTAGACCACATTATTACTTACTGTAAGTATGTTTGctgcaataaaacacataagGCCCAGCTTAATATATAATTTTAaaacaattacatttgtttaaagtTTTACATGTAATTCATATGAGTCACTGGTGTTACCTTACGTTTTTGTCAATGGTAAGTTGTCACTGGTGTTACCAAAAAGTAACTCCAATGACAGTAACACCACTGACAATTTGGATGAATAACtgaaatattttcaaaatggcTGACATGTAACTGACCAAATTACCTTGTAACATTTGCATATAACCTATTTATTAAATATATCATGTTTTTTTGTACATAATGTCACACCCACTGTTAGAAAATGAGTAACACGAATGACGTCCTTAAAAGTCCCCCCTAAAATTATTTGAGAAATCATGATATTTTGAAGAAATAAAGTTAGATATCACACCTATCTTATGAATTAGTCCACTGCACTTCCTCCACTGACCTCTTCACCCAGGAAAAACTTAAAGTGGTCAATTcactatttcaaaataaaagttttttGTATAGGGTAACACCTATGACGTAGTTTTGGGTGACaattgtttatttaatattgttaatatatttaATGTAATTTAAACAATTTTGATGTTGTATTTATTTCATGTAGGATTAATGGTAAATGTTAATAACATTTGATTTaacaaaataatatttttaaataagAAAATTACAACTTGATTTTCATGTATTATCAAAGTGACAGGGCAATTTTCATGCACACCGCATTTAAATAGGCTAGTtgttaaataaaataatgaaaatcATATGATTGGTTTATTTTAGAATATCAGGGACAGTCTatattttataaatatatataactAATGTGATTGTGAAGTCAAATTATTGAGTTTGGGCCTGCAAATGTCAGTGACAGGCATTTCCCCCATTTATGTAGAATGACCCAGATGTATATGTAAATGAAAGAAattataatgaaaataaaaaccaaCGACGTCTAACTTTACTTTGAGCATCTTTTAACATGAAATGTACCACCTGTTGCACACCACCCCGTCACATTTATTTCAATCCATTAAATTTCAATATGCGGGGAAAGTATGTCTGAGTGGAAAATCACCCGTTTCATAGAATGACCATGTCTATTTTACGGAAAAAAAGCAATAGGGCCACGAAGTAATATATTTATtctaaaaacaaatatatttttaaatatataataGTTTGAGTTAAAACtcaacacagaaaaaaagtcaGAGATTTGGAATAAATATATTACTTTGTGGGCCCTATTGCTCTTCCATACTATTTTAACCACCCTTTGTAGGGCTTTCTTGTGCCTTGCAAGCATTAGGCCACCACCAACACAGATGGATTTAACACATAGGccattatattttatttttatgtaggGCATATTATGGAGATCAAATAAATGTTTGCTCCTGCTACCCTGGGATgattaaatgtattttcatCTTGCTTTCAAGGTGGAGAGGCATACAGGCAAAAAGTGTTCCTGTCATTATTCACTCTCATAAACATGTTGTCGAAAGCCAATACATTCCAGACCAATAGATGGCGATAAAGCACCGGTGTCGGCCCAATCGTCTTATCGTGAAGCTAGCGACATTACATGGCAATAATAAAAAGAGAGCAATATTCTTCTACAAAAATGCCCAGATGTtcttatattattttttttaaggtaGGAAGACACAGTTCCGTTCATTCTCTTTGGCCTGTACCtaattgttgtgtatgttgtttaATCATAAAGACATGGTAAGTAAAATGAAAGGGATTATTCCACAGGGAAACGCTGATATTTTGAAGGATGGGGGGGACTGCAGTCATATCAGAGAAGCCATTATTATCGCTGATTTCCCAAAGAACACTGTTGTTAACTGGAGCCTCTGATACAGTCTGCTAATATCCCAATTTGAATTAGTCCAATGTAGATTCCTGTACGATTTCCGCAACCCACTGCGTTTTATCTAATTAACGCTTCGGCATGGTAAGATATGTATTTTATGTACCGCTTGGCAGCTAGGGAAGTGACAGTGTGGCTAACATAACCAATGTGTCGATAGCTTGCTAGGTTAACTTAGCTGTTGGAAACTCTCTTAGCTGTTACgtctctttccttttcctcttAAGTGATTTAGTGATGCAATGTTGCTTGATGCAGCCTTTGGTTTTTGCACTGCAATGCTAAAATGTGGAAACGTACATTATAGGAAAGGAAGAGTAAGCTTAAACAGATGGACGTTATAACTGCTATCAACTCATTGAGATGTAGCATGTTagcagtgttcctttaaaaacagACCGTAACTATCAAAACATTGGCTACATCAAGACTATACGGTCGCGTTAATCATACAGCCACTTAATGCTTACGTGCAGTGTGACCTGTTGCGTTTACAACTGTAGGTAACAGGTAAATTGGTATGTGAGGTCACTTAGTCGTCTCACTTCTAGCGGTAGCTAACGAATGCAGCTAGGCCTATCGTTAGGCTACTTGTTGACAGTTAATGTTTTCTTGTATTGCATTGGTCACCTAACGTAAATTACTTCTATATTACGCTTTCACTCAAGTCCTCAAAGGATTCCAAGGCAAGGAGAAGCGACTCAAGTAGTCGAACAGATGAACGAAGGCGGTCAACGAGTAGTGGCAAGTGAATTTAACGTTGCACCTCTACAATTTACCTTCTTGATGAGAAGTTGGATTTTAACATGCCATTCAATGTTCGACAGGGGGGGACCGTGCAGACCGCCACAAGCGGAAACGCAGTCGAAGCAGATCGTCCTCGTCATCAAGTTCGTCTTCATCATCGTCTTCCTCGTCGTCCGATTCGTCATCCTCGTCATCCTCGTCTTCTTCGTCTTCATCATCGTCTTCCTCATCCCGCTCGTCTTCCCGCAGCAGAAGTAGCAGTTCCAGCAGCAGAGGCAAGTTCACGATCATATTTATAAAGAAAATGCGATGGAATTTGTGTCATTCAAATGGGATTCGATGGTAGCAAGGGGATTTGGTGTAGAAGcctgtggtaaaaaaaaaaaaaaaaaaaaagtagccgGTTGAGAGCATAGTGCCCAGGGATGATCAGCATTTTGAAAGTGCACATGTTAATTGCTTTTCCATTGCAGATTCTCACAGCAAGTCAAGGAAGGCCTCAAAGAAAGTGAAAAAGGAGAAGcacaacaaaaaggtttctatCAGGATGCAACTTTGTTCATGTCTCTACACTGAATTACAATACATATATTATAGAGCTGTAGATCAATTGTTGTCACATTTGACATCAAACAGAGCTATAGGTAAACATGGGGCTGGTGTATTGTTTTGAAATGTAGCATTAGCATTTAGAAGAcatttttaatgattttttttttcttcatagaagggaaagagggagaaaaagaacaaaaggaaaaaggacaaaaaatcCAAAGTAGAGGAGGAACCTTCTGGACCTGTGCAGATCTCAAAGGTTTGACAACCTTATTTTTACAGTATATAAGAGCTCTCATTGTTCCAATACACTCAGAAATATCTACACGTCCTCTATGAATGCAATTCtgtactattattttttttttttttttttctttatttgagtCAGCTACTTTTTGTTTCTGTTAAAGGAATACTCCTGTAATTTTTCATTTAGATGTCTGTTTCTCGAGTTCACCGAGTAGCCTGCTGTCGgcatgggggaaaaaagcagaaaaCAATCGGTTCTACCTAccgtttttctttctttctttctttttcatactAACAGTCCTTGGTGACCTCCAAACAGACatttatgtgaaaaatcacTGGAATTCaagtctgtggtgtgtgttccaTGTTTAATGTTCTAACTCATCTGTTTGCTTTGCAGTACCTGAAAGGGAAAAAGAAGGGCAAATTCAGCATGATCTCAGGGAGGAAGATCAAAATGAAAGTGAAGAAGTCAAAGAAAGACAAGCAGGTATTCATTCATCCTCAATCTCTGTTTTGCTCAGCCATTCTAATCCAGCATACTTTTTTGTTGAATTAGGGTGGGAGTTCTTCACAGTCCTGTAACTGGCCACCTACTGCctgtgcttaaaaaaaaaaataaaaaaaactcttgTTCATACAGTCTTAGCTCTATAAACGGGGATGTAAGGAAGTGGACTGAGCCATACACTTTGCGTTGCTTCATCACTCTAGGCAGGGGCACTGTTTTATTGTGAGTTATAGTCACCCCTGCACCCTTTTCGTGCCTTTTCTCCAAACAGATGGACAAGAATCGTGCCGAGCTGCTCGAGTTCCTCAATTCCACACTATAACAGAC from Sardina pilchardus chromosome 12, fSarPil1.1, whole genome shotgun sequence encodes:
- the LOC134098352 gene encoding trace amine-associated receptor 13c-like — its product is MLLLSLATADILVGIFVMPLQFIWLMESCWIFGTTICAFYNFTSFHLTSVSVHNVALIAVDRYLALSNPFFYSTKITVNVVIFVASLNWMFSLGYNTALMYCNDRQKCPTECLIVVNEIWSFVDLVVVFVLPCSIIIILYLKVFAIAKRHANAIRAANSHVNPDASKTDHVPKRSERKAAKVLGILVSVFLLCLVPYYTCSFLAESIQSHFFNDVLNYMSALLYLNSLFNPIIYALFYPWFQKSMKIIFRCHIWVILQKRGLLA
- the si:ch211-22i13.2 gene encoding osteocalcin 2, giving the protein MSSKDSKARRSDSSSRTDERRRSTSSGGDRADRHKRKRSRSRSSSSSSSSSSSSSSSSDSSSSSSSSSSSSSSSSSSRSSSRSRSSSSSSRDSHSKSRKASKKVKKEKHNKKKGKREKKNKRKKDKKSKVEEEPSGPVQISKYLKGKKKGKFSMISGRKIKMKVKKSKKDKQMDKNRAELLEFLNSTL